AGCGCCAGGGGGCCAGCCGCATCGCCAGCCTGCTGCCGGTGCGCTATGCGCGCATGGCGGCCTCGCCCTTTGCCTTCCTGCGCGGGGCGGCGGTGGTCATGGCGGCGGATCTGGCGCAGACCGCCTGGGCCGGGCCCCGGGTGCAGAGCTGCGGCGACTGCCATCTGGCGAATTTCGGCAGCTATGCCTCGCCCGAAGGGGTGCCGGTCTTCGACATCAACGATTTCGACGAAACCCTGCCGGCGCCCTTCGAATGGGACATCAAGCGGCTGGGGGCGTCGCTGGTGCTGGCGGGGCACGAAACCGGCCTGTCCGACGACGCGGCGCGCGGGCTGGCCGTGGCGGCCGCCCAGGCCTACGCGGGGGAAATGGCGCGGCTGGCCCCGCTGACGCCGCTGGAAATCTGGACCCACCGGATCGACCTGGGGGCGGCGATCGACGGGTTCGCCAGCAAGCGCGTGCGCCAGCGGGTCCAGGCCCTGCTGGCCGCGCGGCTGGACGCCGCCCGCCGCCATTTCGGCCTGGTGGCGGACGATAGCGGCGCGCCCACCCTGCAGGAAAAGCCGCCCCTGGTGATGCGCCTGCCGGAAAACGACGATGCGGTGCGCAGCGCCTTCGCCCGCTACGTCGCGACCCAGCCGCCGGAGCGCGGCATCCTGCTGACGCGCTACCGCCTGCGCGACGTGATCTTCAAGGTCGTGGGGGTGGGCAGCGTCGGCACGTTCTGCGCCATCGGCCTGTTCGCCACCGCCGACGGCGACAGCCTGCTGCTGCAGATCAAGGAAGCGCAGGATTCCGTCCTGGCGCCCTTCGCCGGGGCCTCGGCGTTCCGCAACCAGGGCCAGCGCGTGGTCACCGGCCAGCGCATCATGCAGGCGGCGCCGGATGCCTTCCTGGGCTGGACCCACACCGCCGGGCAGGACGAGGCCGAGGATACGGCCCATGCCCTGTCGGGTGCCGGGCGGCAGTTCTATGTCCGCCGCGTGAAGGATACGCGGCTGGCCGCCATCGGGACGAGATCGCGCAGGAGGGACTGCCGGATTACGCCCTGCTGTGCGGGCGCACGCTGGCCCGCGCCCACGCCCGCACCGGCGATGTGGGTGGCCCTGGCGGCCTATCTGGGGCGCGGACGATCCTTCGCCGACGCGATCGGCGGCTTTTCGGTGCTGTATGCCGAACAGACGCGCCGCGACTGGACCTTGTTCAAGGCGGCGATCGCGGCCGGGCGGTTGCCCTGCTGGTCCGGCACCGCACCCGGCGGGAATGGCGGCGGCGGTCGCGGCGCGGGGGGCGCCGGCACCGGCAGCGGGGCCTGACCATGGCGCGGCCAGGCATGATTCGGCCAGGCATGATCCGGACAGGCATGATCCGGGCCGGCATGGCGGCGTCGGTGCGGCGGGCGCGCACGGCCCCCCGCGCCCTGGTATCCGGCGTCTGCGCGCCGGGCGGGGCGCGCGACGTGGTGGCCGGCGTGACCCTGGCCTCGATGAACATTCCGCAGGTGCTGGGCTATGCCGGCATTGCCGCGATGCCGGCCGTGACCGGCCTGTATACCGTGCTGCTGCCGCTGGTGGCGTTCGCCCTGCTGGGGTCGTCGCGGCATCTGGTGGTGGCGGCCGATTCCGCCACCGCCGCCATCTTTTCCAGCGGCCTGGCCGGCATGGCGGCGGCGGGCAGCCCGAAATACGTGGCGCTGGTCGGCACGGTCACGTGGCTGGTGGCCGGTTTCCTGTTCGTGGGGCGACTGTTCCGGCTGGGATTCCTGGCGGATTTCTTTTCGCGCACCGTGCTGGTGGGGTTCCTGGCCGGGGTCGGGGTGCAGGTCGGCATCGCGATGTCGCGCGACATGCTGGGCGTGGCCGCGACCGCCCATAACCCGGTGCGGCAGTTGCTGCAGGTCGCGGACGGGCTGCCGCACGCCCATCCGCTGACGGTCGGGCTGTCGCTGCTGGTCGTGGCGGTCATCATGGGGGGGCGGCGGCTGGTGCCGCACGCGCCGCTGGCCATGGTCGCGGTGGTGGGCGGCATCCTGGCCAGCCGGGTGCTGGACCTAGCGGGGCGGGGGGTGGCCGTCATCGGTCCGATCGCGGGCGGCCTGCCGTCGCTGGGGCTGCCGGACGTATCGTGGAACGAGATGGTGGCCCTGCTGCCCGTCGCGACCTCGTGCGTGTTCGTCATCATCGCGCAGAGCGCCGCGACATCGCGGGCTTTCGCCCTGCGCGCTCATGAGGAGGTGGACGAAAACGCCGATATCCTGGGCCTGTGCGCCGCCAATGCCGCCGCCGCGCTGACGGGCGCCTTCGTCGTGAACGGCAGCCCCACCCAGACGGCCATGGCGGTGCGGGCGGGCGCGCGCAGCCAGCGGGCGCAGGTGGCATTCGCGCTGGTCACGCTGGTGGTGGTGCTGGTGCTGACCGGGCCGCTGCGCGACCTGCCGCGCTGCGTGCTGGCGTCCATCGTCTTCACCGTGGCGGTGGGGATGATCGACTGGCGGGCCATGTGGGCCATCCGGCGCGAAAGCCCGGGCGAATTCGGCCTGGCCATGGTCACAGCCGCCGCCGTGGTGGGGATCGGGGTGGAACAGGGCATCTTCCTGGCCATCGCGCTGTCGCTGTTCCGCCATGTCCGGCACAGCTATCGCCCGCACACCATGGTGCTGCGGCAGGACCCGGTGACCGGCGCGCTGGAGACCGAACCCGTCGCCCCCGGCAGGCAGACGGAACCGGGGCTGGTCGTCTATCGCTTCGGCGCCGACCTGTTCTACGCCAATTGCAGCCGCTTCACCGACGACGTGCACCTGCTGATCGATCATGCGCCGGCGCCGGTGCGCTGCTTGATCGTCGATGCCAGCGCGATCACGGACATCGATTTCTCCGCCGCCGGTGCGCTGCGCGACCTGCTGGCGGACTTGCGCAGGCGGGGCATCGTCGTGCTGTTCGGCCGGGTCAGTTCCTATCTGCGGGCCGACATGCAACGGCACCGCATCCTGTCGGCCGAAGACCCGAACGCCAACTTCGCCGCCCTGCATCCGGCGCTGGCGGCCGGACGGGCGATCGTGAAGGCAGCCGGGGCCTGACCTGTGTCCGTGACAGTGCGTTGCCGGGGGAATCACCTTTGCACGACGTCCTTGCGCCCCCGGCGCGCGATGAACACGTGCCCTGCACCATCATGGAAAAGGGCGCGTGTCATGCGTGTACGGGACATCATGACGGCGTCGGTCGTGGGCGTCGCCCCGACCGATCCGCTGGAAAAGGCGGTGGGGCTGATGCTGGAGCACGGGATCAGCGGCGTGCCGGTGCTGGGCGTGGGCGGCCACGTTGTGGGCGTGCTGACCGAGGGCGACCTGCTGCGCCGTAGCGAGCTGGATACCGAACCGGGCCGGTCCTGGCTGGGGGACTGGCTGCGCTCGCCCGGGCGGGCGGCGTCGGATTACGTGCGGACCCACAGCCATCGCGTCATCGACCTGATGTCGGACAGCCCGGTGACGATCGCGCCCGACGCCACGCTGCGCGAGGCCGTGGACATGATGCTGGCCCACCGGGTGAAGCGCCTGCCGGTGATACAGGATGGCCGGATGGTCGGCATCCTGTCGCGGGCCGACCTGCTGCGGGCGCTGATGCGCGCTGCCTCCGGCCCCACCGAAACCGTGTCCGACGTGCAGATCCAGAACGAGATTACCGAGGAATATCGTCGCCAGTCCAAATGGGCGGGCGAGGATTTCATCCATGTCGCCGTTCAGGACGGGGTGGTGGAACTGACGGGCACCATCCTGGACGAACGCCTGCGCGTGGCCGCCCGCGTGGCGGCGGAAAACACCCGTGGCGTGACCTCGGTCATCGATCACCTGGAGGTTGTCGAACCGATGACCGATGGCGCGATGCCGATGAGGATCTGACCCGTCAGGATTTCAGCGTCGGGCCCGCGGGGGCGGCGTTGAAGCCCAGGCGGCCCAGATACGCCAGGCGGGTGGCGGAGACGATGTCGCCGATGCGGCCGTCCACGATGCGGGCGTAACCCGACACGGCGGTATCCACCAGCGCCGAACCCACCGCGACCCCGGCGAAGAGGGTGCCGGTCTCGTCACGCAGATGCCAGACGTCGCCGCGGATGCACGCATCTTCATTGTAGCGAAAACCGGGGATGATATCACGAAGGATCGGGGCCAGCAGGTCGGTGACGTCCAGCGCGTTGCGCACGAAGGCCCCGCATTGCTCGTCGGGGATGAAATAGCCCACCAGGTCGCCCTGCAGCATCATCAGGCCGGGGCGGGCCCTCCGGCTGTCCGTCACGCTGCGTGTCCGCACGACGATCCGCTGCGCGTCGGACCCGTTTTCCGACGTCACCAGCAGGGTCCCGACCGGATTGGCCAGCAGGTCGGGCGTTACGCGCATGCGCGATAACGGGATGCTTGCCAGGGTCATCATAATTCTGGATCTCCTTGATCGAACAGGATCGCGCGGGCACGCGCTGTTACTTTTTGTTTCGAAATGACAATAATTCTGCGAAGCAGCGTGGACGGGATTGCGCGGAAGGGCATCGGGAGAAGCTGAAACGTTTATTCGATCTGTTTTTCCATGCAGCAGAAGGCATCGTGCCTCGTACGCCTGTGGAAGGTCGCGGCGGCATTCCGAACCGGCCGCCCCGCGTTCACGTCATGGCGAACGGCAGCCCTGTCCTGTCCGAAAGATGGGATGGCCGAGGAACGGCGGGGGCGGGGCAGCATGGCGCGGGCAGTCAGGCGCGTGCCGGAACCAGGGGCATGCGGCCGGCCATCCTCCCTGCGGCGTCTGTCGGTCGCGGCATCGCGCCGGGATATCGGGCGGGTCCTGGGGTGATGCCTGTCTCGGTCGCATTCATGTTCGTGGTCACTCGACGTCACTGCCGGGGGCGGCGCAGCCTAAACCGTTAACGCGCGCAATGGTTGCATTGCGCCGCAACGCTATATGATGGCGCGACCGCGTCCGCGTGGCGCCATAGCAGGAAACACACTTCATGACAGACCGCCTCCCTCTCGCCCCGGTGACGCTGGCCGGCGACCTGGTCCAGCTTGTTCCCCTGTCGCGGGACCACCATGACGGGCTGGTCGAGGCGGTGTCGGACGGCGCGCTGTGGACGCTGTGGTACACCAGCGTGCCGGACCCCGAGGGCATGCGGGCGGAAATCGACCGGCGGCTGCGCCTGCGCGACCAGGGATCGATGCTGCCCTTCACGGTGATCCGTCGCGCGGACGGGCGGATCGTGGGCATGACGACCTTCATGAACATCGACGCCGAAGGTCCGCGTGTCGAAATCGGTTCCACCTGGTACGCGCGCAGCGTCCAGCGGACCGGCCTGAATACCGAGGCCAAGCTGCTGCTGCTGGCCCATGCCTTCGACACGCTGGGCTGTCTGGCCGTGGAATTCCGCACCCATGTCCTGAACCGGCAGAGCCGCCAGGCCATCGAACGGCTGGGCGCGCGGCTGGACGGCATCCTGCGCTGGCATGTCCGGGCCAAGGACGGCACGGTGCGCGACAGTTGCGTGTACAGCATCACCGCGCCGGAATGGCCCGCCGTTCGCGCGCACCTGCGGTTTTCCCTCGCCGCGCGGGCGTAACCCGGGTAAGGCGTCCCCTCGACCGGGCAGGACGCGTGTCATATGCTCGTCTGGGACTTCATGGGGATGAAGCGGGCCACGAGATCGGCCCTTCGATCGGGGACGGGACGGGGACAGGTGCGGGGGCACACGCGGGATTTCAACGAGATCATGGCGCTGGCCGTTGCGGGCAGCGGCACCGGCATCTGGGACCGCGACGTCGTGACCGGCGAAATCCGCTATTCCGACGGCTGGGTCGAAATCCTGGGCTATCGCCCCGACGAGGTCAGCACACGGGTCGAGGAGAGCTACGACCGCGTGCATCCCGATGACCTGGCCTATGTCCAGGCGACGATGGACGCCCATTTCGAGGGCCGCACCGATTTCTACGAGGCCGAATACCGGCTGCGCTGCCGGGACGGCGGCTATAAATGGGTGCTCAGCCGTGGCCGCGTCGTCAGCCGCGATGCCCGGGGCAGGGCGCTGCGGATGGTGGGCACGACGACCGACATCAGCTCGATGCGTGCCCTGGCCGAGCGG
This genomic stretch from Gluconacetobacter diazotrophicus PA1 5 harbors:
- a CDS encoding SulP family inorganic anion transporter codes for the protein MIRTGMIRAGMAASVRRARTAPRALVSGVCAPGGARDVVAGVTLASMNIPQVLGYAGIAAMPAVTGLYTVLLPLVAFALLGSSRHLVVAADSATAAIFSSGLAGMAAAGSPKYVALVGTVTWLVAGFLFVGRLFRLGFLADFFSRTVLVGFLAGVGVQVGIAMSRDMLGVAATAHNPVRQLLQVADGLPHAHPLTVGLSLLVVAVIMGGRRLVPHAPLAMVAVVGGILASRVLDLAGRGVAVIGPIAGGLPSLGLPDVSWNEMVALLPVATSCVFVIIAQSAATSRAFALRAHEEVDENADILGLCAANAAAALTGAFVVNGSPTQTAMAVRAGARSQRAQVAFALVTLVVVLVLTGPLRDLPRCVLASIVFTVAVGMIDWRAMWAIRRESPGEFGLAMVTAAAVVGIGVEQGIFLAIALSLFRHVRHSYRPHTMVLRQDPVTGALETEPVAPGRQTEPGLVVYRFGADLFYANCSRFTDDVHLLIDHAPAPVRCLIVDASAITDIDFSAAGALRDLLADLRRRGIVVLFGRVSSYLRADMQRHRILSAEDPNANFAALHPALAAGRAIVKAAGA
- a CDS encoding GNAT family N-acetyltransferase; this translates as MTDRLPLAPVTLAGDLVQLVPLSRDHHDGLVEAVSDGALWTLWYTSVPDPEGMRAEIDRRLRLRDQGSMLPFTVIRRADGRIVGMTTFMNIDAEGPRVEIGSTWYARSVQRTGLNTEAKLLLLAHAFDTLGCLAVEFRTHVLNRQSRQAIERLGARLDGILRWHVRAKDGTVRDSCVYSITAPEWPAVRAHLRFSLAARA
- a CDS encoding DUF2252 domain-containing protein, producing MNAYPADFPTVHPAGILDTREARRARGLALRKTLPRGGHADWSPPAGRADPVAVLERQGASRIASLLPVRYARMAASPFAFLRGAAVVMAADLAQTAWAGPRVQSCGDCHLANFGSYASPEGVPVFDINDFDETLPAPFEWDIKRLGASLVLAGHETGLSDDAARGLAVAAAQAYAGEMARLAPLTPLEIWTHRIDLGAAIDGFASKRVRQRVQALLAARLDAARRHFGLVADDSGAPTLQEKPPLVMRLPENDDAVRSAFARYVATQPPERGILLTRYRLRDVIFKVVGVGSVGTFCAIGLFATADGDSLLLQIKEAQDSVLAPFAGASAFRNQGQRVVTGQRIMQAAPDAFLGWTHTAGQDEAEDTAHALSGAGRQFYVRRVKDTRLAAIGTRSRRRDCRITPCCAGARWPAPTPAPAMWVALAAYLGRGRSFADAIGGFSVLYAEQTRRDWTLFKAAIAAGRLPCWSGTAPGGNGGGGRGAGGAGTGSGA
- a CDS encoding CBS domain-containing protein, which gives rise to MRVRDIMTASVVGVAPTDPLEKAVGLMLEHGISGVPVLGVGGHVVGVLTEGDLLRRSELDTEPGRSWLGDWLRSPGRAASDYVRTHSHRVIDLMSDSPVTIAPDATLREAVDMMLAHRVKRLPVIQDGRMVGILSRADLLRALMRAASGPTETVSDVQIQNEITEEYRRQSKWAGEDFIHVAVQDGVVELTGTILDERLRVAARVAAENTRGVTSVIDHLEVVEPMTDGAMPMRI